In Nostoc sp. CENA543, a single genomic region encodes these proteins:
- a CDS encoding ABC transporter substrate-binding protein: MNWFSPASAAIPYLSRRRFLQYGAIFVGSSVISACTKQNQATTSSSGLDKVTFGTNWLAQAEHGGFYQAIATGIYKQHGLDVTIKMGGPQVPSGAQLLTGGVVDFFMGNGIDAFNAVAQAIPTISVAAIFQKDPQCIIVHPNTGVKTLADLKGRPMYISAGANVTFWPLLKAKFGFTDDQKRPYNFNPAPFLTDKTSAQQGYITSEPFAIEKQGGFKPQVFLIADYGYPNYTTTIETTKEIVKNKPDLVQRFVDASIKGWYSYLENPQPGNQLIKQDNPEMTDAQLAYGLQKLQEYGIIISGTAQQQGIGSMTEEKWRSLFESMVSVGLYQPNLKYQDGFTLQFINKGVEYYQKS; this comes from the coding sequence ATGAACTGGTTTTCACCTGCGTCAGCCGCTATTCCTTATCTAAGTCGCCGTCGATTCCTTCAGTATGGTGCAATTTTTGTTGGTAGCAGTGTTATCTCTGCTTGTACCAAGCAAAACCAAGCAACTACCTCTAGTTCTGGGTTAGATAAAGTCACCTTCGGGACTAATTGGTTAGCCCAAGCCGAACACGGAGGATTTTATCAAGCGATCGCCACAGGAATCTACAAGCAACACGGCTTAGATGTCACTATTAAAATGGGTGGGCCACAAGTACCCAGTGGCGCGCAACTGTTGACGGGTGGTGTGGTAGATTTCTTCATGGGCAACGGGATTGACGCTTTTAATGCAGTCGCCCAAGCAATACCGACAATTAGCGTCGCCGCTATCTTTCAAAAAGACCCGCAGTGTATTATTGTACATCCCAATACAGGAGTCAAAACCTTAGCTGATCTCAAAGGTAGACCCATGTATATCTCTGCGGGTGCAAATGTGACTTTCTGGCCATTATTAAAAGCTAAGTTTGGTTTTACTGATGACCAGAAACGCCCCTACAACTTTAACCCTGCGCCTTTCTTAACAGACAAAACTTCTGCACAGCAAGGTTATATCACCTCTGAACCCTTTGCGATTGAAAAGCAAGGTGGGTTTAAACCGCAAGTATTTTTAATCGCAGATTATGGTTATCCCAACTACACCACGACTATTGAAACTACGAAAGAAATAGTTAAAAACAAGCCAGATTTAGTGCAGAGATTTGTTGATGCTTCTATTAAAGGGTGGTACAGCTATCTAGAAAATCCCCAACCAGGAAATCAACTAATTAAACAAGATAATCCTGAAATGACCGATGCACAACTTGCCTACGGTCTGCAAAAACTGCAAGAATACGGAATTATTATTTCAGGAACAGCCCAACAGCAGGGTATTGGTTCGATGACTGAGGAAAAATGGCGATCGCTATTTGAGAGTATGGTGAGTGTAGGTCTGTATCAGCCGAATCTCAAATATCAAGACGGTTTTACCTTACAATTTATCAATAAAGGTGTGGAATACTATCAAAAAAGTTAG
- the nfi gene encoding deoxyribonuclease V (cleaves DNA at apurinic or apyrimidinic sites), producing MKIYQPHTWPQTLEAAITIQEELRNQVITQDQIPTTVKYVAGVDMGFEAEGTISRAAVAVLSFPELQVVETQLAYRPTSFPYIPGFLSFREIPAILDALEKINTTPDIILCDGQGIAHPRRLGIASHLGVIINMSTIGVAKSLLIGKHDELPDTKGSYQPLIHKGETVGAVLRTRAGVKPVYVSSGHKISLPTAIDYVLRCTPKYRLPETTRIADKLASNR from the coding sequence ATGAAAATTTATCAACCCCATACTTGGCCGCAAACCTTAGAAGCAGCCATCACTATTCAAGAAGAATTACGCAATCAAGTAATTACACAGGATCAAATACCAACAACTGTCAAATATGTTGCTGGGGTTGATATGGGCTTTGAAGCGGAAGGTACTATTAGCCGCGCAGCTGTAGCAGTGCTGAGTTTTCCTGAGTTGCAAGTCGTTGAAACCCAATTAGCTTACCGTCCTACATCTTTTCCTTACATACCTGGTTTCTTGTCATTTCGTGAAATTCCCGCCATACTCGATGCTTTAGAAAAAATTAACACCACACCAGATATTATTTTGTGTGATGGACAAGGAATTGCTCATCCTCGGAGATTAGGTATAGCTAGTCACTTAGGAGTCATCATCAATATGTCCACAATTGGTGTGGCTAAATCATTATTAATCGGTAAGCATGATGAACTACCAGACACTAAAGGTAGTTATCAACCATTAATTCATAAAGGTGAAACCGTTGGTGCGGTTTTACGAACTCGTGCGGGGGTTAAACCTGTGTATGTTTCTAGTGGACATAAAATCAGTTTACCGACGGCAATTGATTATGTATTACGTTGTACACCAAAGTATCGGCTACCAGAAACTACCCGCATAGCCGATAAATTAGCATCTAATAGATAA
- a CDS encoding ABC transporter permease: MNDYLIASLRLAVPLAFAALGGMYSERSGVLNIALEGMLLTGSFTGTAITFYTGNPWLGMLAALIAGALVGLLHAFLCVSLYVNQLVSGLAINLVAAGLTAFLARLVFHGASTQRLPGIEPIIIPGLANLPILGVFFQQDIFVYLLLALVIASLYILFHTSFGLTLRAVGEYPQAAATAGVSVKKVRYLAVMLSGSLASLGGAYLALVQIMFFTEGMSAGKGFIAIAALIFGRWHPIGSTLACLLFGATEALQLRIQALGANIPYQFLVMLPYAIALFALLGLAGKSKPPQSLGISDTPKR, encoded by the coding sequence ATGAATGACTACCTAATTGCTAGCTTGCGTTTAGCTGTCCCTTTGGCGTTTGCTGCCCTTGGGGGAATGTATTCTGAACGTTCTGGCGTTCTGAATATTGCTTTGGAGGGGATGCTTTTAACTGGGTCTTTTACTGGTACAGCAATTACTTTTTATACTGGTAATCCTTGGCTTGGTATGTTGGCTGCTTTGATAGCTGGGGCTTTGGTGGGATTGCTGCACGCTTTTTTGTGTGTGAGTTTATACGTTAATCAGTTGGTTTCGGGCTTGGCGATTAATTTGGTGGCGGCGGGGTTGACTGCTTTTTTGGCGAGATTGGTGTTTCATGGTGCTAGTACACAGCGATTACCAGGAATTGAGCCAATCATTATTCCTGGTTTAGCTAATCTACCTATACTGGGGGTATTTTTCCAGCAAGATATCTTCGTCTATTTATTGTTGGCTTTGGTTATCGCCAGTTTATATATTTTATTTCACACTAGCTTCGGGCTGACTTTACGGGCTGTGGGGGAATATCCCCAAGCGGCGGCTACGGCTGGGGTGTCGGTTAAGAAAGTGCGGTATTTAGCGGTGATGCTGAGTGGTTCTCTTGCGAGTTTGGGCGGTGCCTATTTAGCTTTAGTGCAGATTATGTTCTTTACAGAAGGGATGAGTGCAGGTAAAGGATTTATTGCGATCGCGGCTTTAATTTTTGGGAGATGGCATCCTATTGGTAGTACCTTGGCTTGTTTATTATTTGGGGCGACGGAAGCTTTGCAGTTACGTATCCAAGCTTTAGGGGCGAATATTCCCTATCAATTTTTAGTTATGTTACCGTATGCGATCGCTTTATTCGCCCTACTCGGATTAGCAGGTAAGTCCAAACCTCCGCAAAGTTTAGGTATTTCCGACACACCAAAACGGTAG
- a CDS encoding tetratricopeptide repeat protein, translating into MDSLSISSLLEDLKNPDALVRDQATKKLWRIWFQQKGVYGLEKIDQSQKLLDAGEITQAEATLTELIKEQPDFAEAWNRRAFLYYSIGDYRKSLADCQMVIQINSVHFGALHGMGLCYAALGQYSKAIKSFKRALEIQPYSLVNQKLILECTLRLS; encoded by the coding sequence ATGGATTCTTTATCAATCAGCTCTCTACTTGAAGATTTGAAAAATCCTGATGCTCTAGTCCGGGATCAAGCAACAAAGAAACTCTGGCGGATTTGGTTTCAGCAAAAGGGAGTTTACGGCTTGGAAAAAATCGATCAAAGTCAAAAATTGCTAGATGCTGGGGAAATTACGCAAGCAGAAGCAACTCTCACAGAACTCATCAAAGAACAGCCTGATTTTGCTGAGGCTTGGAATCGTCGCGCTTTCCTCTACTACAGTATCGGCGATTATCGTAAGTCCCTAGCTGACTGTCAAATGGTGATTCAAATCAACTCTGTACATTTTGGCGCGTTACATGGGATGGGTTTGTGTTACGCCGCGCTAGGACAATACAGCAAAGCTATCAAATCTTTTAAACGCGCTTTGGAAATTCAACCCTACTCTTTGGTGAATCAAAAACTAATTTTAGAATGTACACTGAGACTTAGCTAA
- a CDS encoding serine/threonine-protein kinase produces the protein MILCINPQCPNPQNNNHALFCQSCGSELLLEGRYQVTGFLGGGGFGKTYEVVERNGAKKVLKILLNPHPKAISLFQKEGQVLSQLDCPGIPKGDKYFTFLPNNAQESLNCLVMEKIEGLNLEQYMYQRQSRPINQDLALEWLQQLFNILHEVHGQNFFHRDIKPSNIMLRADGQLVLIDFGAAREVTQTYVIKQAAGQVTGINSPGFTPPEQLNGQAVVTSDFFAIGRTFVYLLTGKFPNDQDIYDPNKDEINWRNYATDVSPGLATLIDELMRRSPGQRPQNTGVILRRLADIEREIKRQSKRNSGQNFFKPSLLNNRNSGGLWSGQNLPNLPLKTISLIVVLGLILPGILYFWREDLLSLVGANPAESWAKKIALSETLTGHSEAIASVAITPDGQTIASGSHDKTIKLWNAQTGTLIRTIYGHSLPVLSLAISEDGQDLASGSLDETIKQWNLSSGQKIRSFKSNGYVAWNNAMSISQDQQILATGSTDKTVRLWNVTNGQRIRTLYGHTLPVLSVALSSDGQTLASGSTDRTIRLWNVNTGQQLQNLTGHTSWVTSLAISPDNKALVSGSLDKTIKVWKLNNGELVRTLTGHSYSVLSLAISPDAQVLASGGLDGEIRFWNLDTGKLIHTISAHDKQVVSLGFSKDGKTLVSGSADNTVKVWRSP, from the coding sequence ATGATTCTCTGTATTAATCCCCAATGCCCAAACCCTCAAAATAATAACCATGCTTTATTTTGTCAAAGTTGTGGTTCAGAATTGTTGCTGGAAGGTCGCTATCAGGTAACTGGTTTTTTAGGTGGTGGCGGTTTTGGTAAGACTTATGAAGTGGTAGAACGCAATGGCGCAAAAAAGGTGCTGAAGATATTGTTAAATCCTCACCCTAAAGCCATATCACTCTTTCAAAAAGAAGGACAAGTATTAAGTCAGTTAGATTGTCCAGGTATACCCAAGGGGGATAAATATTTCACTTTTTTACCAAACAATGCTCAAGAAAGTTTAAATTGTCTGGTAATGGAGAAAATTGAAGGGCTAAATCTTGAGCAGTATATGTATCAACGCCAAAGTCGGCCTATCAATCAAGACTTAGCTTTGGAATGGTTACAGCAGTTATTTAATATTCTGCATGAAGTCCACGGACAAAACTTTTTTCATCGGGATATTAAGCCATCTAATATTATGCTCAGGGCAGATGGTCAGTTAGTATTAATTGACTTTGGTGCAGCGAGAGAAGTTACCCAAACCTACGTAATTAAACAAGCCGCAGGTCAGGTTACGGGGATTAATTCTCCAGGGTTTACGCCGCCAGAACAACTCAATGGTCAAGCTGTCGTTACATCGGATTTTTTTGCGATAGGGAGAACTTTTGTTTATTTACTCACTGGTAAATTTCCCAATGACCAAGATATTTATGATCCCAATAAAGATGAAATAAACTGGCGTAATTATGCCACAGATGTTTCCCCTGGTTTGGCAACTTTAATTGATGAATTAATGCGGCGATCGCCTGGACAACGTCCACAGAATACAGGTGTAATTCTCCGTCGTTTGGCAGACATTGAACGGGAAATTAAACGACAAAGTAAACGCAATTCTGGACAAAATTTCTTCAAACCATCGCTCCTGAATAACAGAAATAGCGGCGGTTTGTGGAGTGGGCAAAATTTGCCAAACCTACCACTGAAAACTATCAGCTTAATTGTTGTCTTGGGATTAATTTTACCAGGAATTCTTTATTTTTGGCGAGAGGATTTATTATCTTTAGTAGGGGCGAATCCTGCCGAATCATGGGCGAAAAAAATCGCTTTAAGCGAAACTCTAACTGGTCACTCGGAAGCTATTGCTTCCGTGGCTATCACCCCAGATGGACAAACTATTGCAAGCGGTAGCCATGACAAAACTATTAAATTATGGAATGCTCAAACGGGAACACTAATTCGCACTATCTATGGACATTCACTACCTGTTTTGTCATTAGCAATTAGTGAAGATGGACAAGATTTAGCAAGTGGTAGTTTGGATGAAACTATTAAGCAGTGGAATTTGAGTAGTGGTCAAAAAATTCGCAGTTTTAAATCAAATGGTTATGTGGCATGGAATAATGCCATGAGCATTAGTCAAGACCAACAGATTCTCGCTACTGGTAGTACGGATAAAACTGTGCGGTTGTGGAATGTAACCAATGGTCAAAGAATACGCACCCTCTACGGACATACACTACCAGTATTATCAGTGGCTTTGAGTTCCGATGGACAAACTTTAGCTAGTGGTAGTACAGATAGAACTATTCGGTTATGGAATGTAAATACCGGTCAACAACTGCAAAACCTTACAGGACATACAAGTTGGGTGACATCTTTAGCAATTAGTCCTGATAACAAAGCCTTAGTTAGTGGGAGTCTAGATAAAACAATTAAAGTGTGGAAACTGAATAATGGGGAATTGGTGCGTACCCTTACAGGACATTCCTACTCTGTATTATCCCTAGCCATCAGTCCCGATGCTCAGGTGTTAGCTAGTGGTGGTTTAGATGGAGAGATTCGCTTTTGGAATTTAGACACAGGGAAACTCATACACACCATTTCCGCCCACGATAAGCAAGTAGTTTCCCTGGGTTTTAGTAAAGATGGTAAAACCTTAGTCAGTGGTAGTGCAGATAATACCGTAAAAGTTTGGCGATCGCCCTAA
- a CDS encoding C40 family peptidase: MLSNIESQILNLTAKECECLADLNLYDSPECTRLATQAAAGRHLQVTSNQQGTAVEVYLCEDDYPGWVSFSDVSLLQPATVLYQAQSFSEAEIQQLLPEVIAFTHKAMQQPNYYLWGGTVGPNYDCSGLMQSAFAAVGIRLPRDAYQQEAFTQPITIAELIPGDLVFFGTPTKATHVGLYLGDGHYIHSSGKDQGRNGIGIDILSEQGDVVSKSYYQQLRGAGRVVRSYESKAVDC; this comes from the coding sequence ATGCTCTCTAATATAGAATCTCAAATTCTCAACTTGACCGCAAAAGAGTGCGAATGTCTAGCCGATTTAAACTTATATGATTCTCCCGAATGCACCCGCCTAGCAACTCAAGCAGCAGCAGGGCGACATTTACAGGTAACATCAAATCAGCAAGGTACAGCAGTTGAGGTGTATTTATGTGAGGACGACTATCCGGGGTGGGTATCTTTTAGTGATGTTAGTTTATTACAACCTGCTACTGTACTTTATCAGGCTCAGTCATTTTCTGAAGCTGAAATTCAACAACTGCTACCAGAAGTGATTGCCTTTACCCATAAAGCCATGCAGCAGCCTAATTATTATCTCTGGGGTGGCACAGTGGGGCCAAATTATGATTGTTCAGGACTAATGCAGTCTGCTTTTGCTGCCGTAGGAATTCGGTTGCCGAGAGATGCTTATCAACAAGAAGCTTTCACCCAACCTATAACTATAGCCGAACTCATACCAGGAGACTTAGTATTTTTCGGCACACCCACCAAAGCCACCCATGTCGGCTTGTATTTAGGTGATGGTCATTACATCCATAGTTCCGGCAAAGACCAAGGACGCAACGGCATAGGGATTGACATCCTCTCGGAACAGGGAGATGTGGTTAGTAAGTCATACTATCAGCAGTTGCGAGGGGCTGGCCGGGTTGTGAGAAGTTATGAGAGTAAGGCTGTTGACTGTTGA
- a CDS encoding ABC transporter permease: protein MNEKYLKPILSPLIAIAASLMVGAILILLAGANPLTAYTALLQESCFNYFGFGNTLTKMTPLLLTSLGVLVALKAGQFNIGGEGQIYLGALGSTLVGLYVQGIPALIHIPLALCVGFLFGAIWGAIPGYLKAVRGVNEVITTLLLNYIAINLVSYLVQNPLKAPAAPSPYSPLIAKSAQLPIILPQSLAHAGIILAVIVAGILWVLLVRSPLGYQITAVGFNPTAARYAHISVERTIMLVMAVAGGLAGLAGASEVMGSKYRLFEQVSPGYGFDAIAIAFLSRGSIGGVILTSLFFAALRSGANVMQRSAGVPVTVVYAIQGLTVLFIAISLAVEGKRQRE from the coding sequence ATGAATGAAAAATATCTAAAACCTATATTATCTCCCCTGATAGCGATCGCAGCATCTCTGATGGTTGGAGCTATTCTCATATTGTTGGCTGGGGCAAATCCTCTCACGGCGTACACAGCTTTATTACAAGAATCCTGTTTTAACTATTTCGGATTTGGTAATACTCTCACTAAAATGACACCCCTACTCTTGACTAGTTTAGGGGTGTTAGTTGCTCTTAAAGCTGGTCAATTTAATATTGGCGGGGAAGGGCAAATTTATCTGGGTGCGTTGGGTAGCACTTTAGTAGGGTTATATGTACAAGGAATCCCAGCATTGATTCACATTCCTCTAGCTTTGTGCGTCGGATTTCTCTTTGGGGCAATTTGGGGTGCAATTCCTGGTTATCTCAAAGCAGTTAGGGGAGTCAATGAAGTAATCACGACGCTGCTATTAAATTACATTGCCATCAATTTGGTGAGTTACTTAGTACAGAACCCCTTAAAAGCACCTGCTGCACCTAGTCCTTATTCCCCATTGATTGCTAAATCTGCCCAATTGCCGATTATCTTACCCCAGAGTCTAGCCCATGCCGGGATTATTTTAGCCGTCATCGTAGCGGGGATATTGTGGGTTTTGTTAGTGCGATCGCCTCTAGGATACCAAATTACCGCCGTCGGATTTAACCCCACAGCCGCCCGTTACGCCCATATTTCCGTAGAACGCACGATTATGCTAGTGATGGCTGTAGCGGGAGGGTTAGCCGGTTTAGCGGGTGCATCAGAAGTGATGGGGTCAAAGTATCGTTTATTTGAACAAGTGTCCCCTGGTTATGGATTTGATGCCATTGCGATCGCTTTTTTAAGTCGTGGTAGCATCGGCGGTGTAATTTTGACTTCCCTATTTTTCGCCGCCTTGCGTAGTGGTGCCAACGTCATGCAACGCAGCGCAGGCGTTCCCGTCACCGTAGTTTACGCCATCCAGGGTTTGACTGTATTATTTATTGCCATCAGTCTTGCTGTGGAGGGCAAGAGGCAGAGAGAGTAA
- a CDS encoding serine hydrolase produces MVFFSKDEQLENLGNSVLEATWSKFPSLARNQIALTWIVYDPPVPVNTGGALTPDAFWHHPVRGFNYRGAERIYPASVVKLFYLVAANEWLEKGMTQPSKELDRALRDMIVDSSNDATSLIVDILTGTTSGPELSPGPFETWKQQRNFVNRYFQSLGWEEMASINVCQKTWGDGPYGRERAFYGEMFENRNMLTTNAIARLLHSIVGGVAVSSERSQNMMALLKRSINPDDLPKDVEEDQVTGFLGGGLPPNSQIWSKAGWTSQVRHDAAYIELLDQRPYLLVVFTEGKEQATNRAILPFVSQLIAEAVSRL; encoded by the coding sequence ATGGTTTTTTTTAGCAAAGATGAACAACTAGAAAATCTGGGTAATAGCGTTTTAGAGGCTACTTGGTCTAAATTTCCCTCTTTAGCCCGTAATCAAATAGCGTTGACTTGGATTGTTTATGATCCGCCTGTGCCAGTTAATACTGGTGGGGCGTTAACTCCTGATGCTTTTTGGCATCATCCTGTACGTGGTTTTAATTATCGTGGTGCAGAACGGATTTATCCGGCGAGTGTGGTTAAGCTGTTTTATTTGGTAGCAGCTAACGAATGGCTAGAAAAAGGGATGACTCAGCCATCCAAAGAATTGGATCGGGCTTTGCGCGATATGATTGTTGATTCTAGCAATGATGCTACCAGTTTGATTGTCGATATTTTGACAGGGACGACATCAGGCCCGGAGTTATCCCCAGGCCCCTTTGAAACTTGGAAACAGCAACGTAATTTTGTCAATCGCTACTTTCAATCTTTGGGATGGGAGGAGATGGCAAGTATTAATGTTTGTCAAAAAACTTGGGGTGATGGCCCTTATGGCAGAGAAAGGGCTTTTTATGGGGAGATGTTTGAAAATCGTAATATGTTAACCACAAATGCGATCGCTCGTCTTTTACATAGTATTGTGGGAGGCGTGGCGGTTTCTAGTGAGCGATCGCAAAATATGATGGCTTTACTTAAACGCAGCATTAACCCCGATGATTTACCCAAAGATGTTGAGGAAGACCAAGTAACAGGTTTTCTGGGTGGTGGACTTCCCCCCAATAGTCAAATCTGGTCAAAAGCTGGTTGGACAAGTCAAGTGCGTCATGATGCCGCCTACATTGAGTTATTAGACCAACGCCCATATTTATTAGTAGTGTTTACTGAAGGCAAAGAACAAGCCACCAACCGCGCCATTTTACCCTTTGTCTCTCAGTTAATTGCTGAAGCTGTTAGTCGTCTTTAA
- a CDS encoding NAD(P)/FAD-dependent oxidoreductase yields the protein MLTDIYDVVIVGAGPIGLATAIGLRQRGINNILVLDQTHAFRRVGQILDLLPNGLKSLKYLADHAYEAVKNTALGGSNSQSSNQQENSAKPTLKWVYRNLQGEEIRSVPLSFDHWLQEYGEGRVTLAWYDLQTTLRQQLPSEIVRANHRCVNVIDEPENHCVRLDCISDMTSENNPYAHWQENKTDEIDNNYQQSVTNTSFRARLVVAADGINSTIRQVLYKDSLYENYAKPEYSGFAAILCRETVDINQELAAEIEAKFLHNSPIATICHDEVSRKTATAMEDTRMMLFRSRTTNQFGYLIHVASPLAALQNQSGSSLINLALQAFEQAKFPDILQQLVRLSPPENMAQRPYYIHRAIIADSENLPIQPTWNFGRVVLVGDAAHGMPPFMAQGANQGLEDALAVVLLIAQIALDNNWNNTQAIAAAFQKYEQLRRPWMAYVQEATLNRHPYSSENNWQQYSQTIYGRNIDQVIQALA from the coding sequence ATGTTAACTGATATCTATGATGTTGTTATAGTCGGGGCTGGGCCAATTGGATTAGCAACTGCTATTGGTTTACGCCAGCGAGGAATTAACAATATTTTGGTGTTAGATCAAACCCACGCATTTCGCCGAGTTGGTCAAATTTTGGATCTGCTTCCCAACGGCTTAAAATCTCTAAAATATTTAGCAGATCATGCTTATGAAGCTGTTAAAAATACAGCCCTTGGTGGGTCAAATTCCCAATCATCAAATCAACAGGAAAATTCTGCTAAACCTACTCTGAAATGGGTTTACCGAAATTTGCAAGGAGAAGAGATACGCTCAGTTCCCCTGAGTTTTGATCATTGGTTGCAAGAATATGGCGAGGGGCGAGTTACACTAGCATGGTATGATTTACAAACAACTCTCAGACAACAATTACCATCAGAAATAGTCAGAGCTAATCACCGTTGTGTTAATGTCATCGATGAACCAGAAAATCATTGTGTGCGGCTAGATTGTATTTCTGATATGACATCAGAAAACAATCCCTATGCACATTGGCAAGAGAATAAAACCGACGAAATAGATAATAATTATCAACAATCAGTTACTAATACATCATTTCGAGCCAGACTAGTCGTAGCAGCAGACGGAATTAATTCTACAATTCGTCAGGTGCTTTACAAAGATAGTCTTTACGAAAATTATGCCAAGCCAGAATATTCTGGATTTGCTGCTATATTGTGTCGAGAAACTGTTGATATTAATCAGGAGTTAGCCGCAGAAATTGAAGCGAAATTTTTGCATAATTCACCGATTGCGACTATTTGTCATGATGAAGTTTCTAGAAAAACTGCTACCGCAATGGAAGACACAAGAATGATGTTATTCCGTAGTCGCACTACTAATCAATTTGGTTATCTCATTCATGTCGCTTCACCTCTAGCAGCTTTACAAAATCAGTCTGGTAGTTCTTTAATTAACTTAGCTCTACAAGCCTTTGAGCAAGCTAAATTTCCCGATATTCTCCAGCAATTAGTCCGTTTGTCGCCTCCAGAAAACATGGCACAACGTCCTTATTACATTCATCGGGCAATTATTGCTGATTCTGAAAATCTACCCATTCAACCCACTTGGAATTTCGGCCGGGTTGTTTTAGTTGGTGATGCGGCACATGGAATGCCCCCGTTTATGGCTCAAGGTGCGAATCAGGGTTTAGAAGATGCTTTAGCGGTGGTATTATTAATTGCTCAAATTGCCCTAGATAATAACTGGAATAATACACAAGCCATAGCAGCAGCCTTCCAAAAATATGAACAATTACGTCGTCCGTGGATGGCTTATGTTCAGGAAGCAACTTTAAATCGACATCCCTATTCTTCCGAAAATAATTGGCAGCAATATAGTCAAACAATTTATGGACGTAATATTGACCAAGTAATACAAGCATTAGCTTAA
- a CDS encoding glycosyltransferase family 2 protein, with the protein MRSGLIPDRLSEDDGLISAIVPDVSVVVPVRDEVESLPLLLEAIASTLTASQLSYEIICVDDGSSDGSAEFLKEQAQIRPDLKAVILRRNYGQTAAMAAGFKYAIGKAIITLDADLQNDPADIPMLLAKLEEGYDLVSGWRQNRQDGALNRLLPSKIANWLIRRTTSVYIHDYGCSLKAYRAELVADMNLYGELHRFLPALAYIEGARITELPVRHHARRFGQSKYGISRTFRVLMDLLTILFMKKFLTRPMHVFGLLGLVSMILGTGLGIYLTIIKLAFGEIIGNRPLLILAVLLLVTGVQLFSFGLLAELVMRTYHESQGRPIYRVREVVAKKVN; encoded by the coding sequence ATGAGGAGTGGGTTGATACCAGATAGATTAAGTGAGGATGATGGTTTAATTTCCGCCATTGTCCCCGATGTATCGGTAGTAGTGCCGGTGCGGGATGAAGTGGAGAGTTTGCCTTTGTTATTAGAGGCGATCGCATCTACTCTTACCGCTAGTCAGTTAAGCTATGAAATCATCTGTGTCGATGATGGTTCTAGTGATGGTTCGGCAGAATTTCTCAAGGAACAGGCGCAAATCCGTCCAGATTTAAAGGCGGTGATTCTGCGGCGAAATTATGGACAAACGGCGGCGATGGCGGCGGGATTTAAATATGCTATCGGTAAAGCGATCATTACTTTAGATGCTGATTTGCAAAATGACCCAGCCGATATTCCCATGTTATTAGCCAAGTTAGAGGAAGGTTATGATTTAGTCAGTGGTTGGCGGCAAAATCGCCAAGATGGGGCATTAAATCGGCTGTTGCCTTCTAAAATTGCCAACTGGCTAATTCGTCGCACTACTAGCGTCTATATCCATGATTATGGCTGTTCCCTCAAAGCCTATCGTGCAGAACTAGTGGCAGATATGAATCTCTACGGTGAACTCCACCGCTTTTTACCCGCACTAGCTTACATCGAAGGCGCGAGAATTACAGAACTGCCTGTGCGCCACCACGCCCGACGTTTTGGTCAAAGCAAATATGGCATATCGCGGACTTTTCGCGTATTAATGGATTTGCTCACCATTTTGTTTATGAAAAAGTTCCTCACCCGTCCCATGCACGTTTTTGGCTTGTTGGGACTAGTTTCGATGATTTTAGGAACAGGGTTAGGGATTTACTTAACTATTATCAAATTAGCGTTTGGTGAAATTATTGGTAATCGTCCCTTGTTGATTTTGGCGGTACTACTGCTAGTGACAGGGGTACAACTATTTAGCTTTGGACTGTTGGCAGAGTTAGTCATGCGGACTTACCACGAATCTCAAGGCAGACCAATATATCGTGTGCGGGAAGTAGTGGCAAAAAAAGTTAACTAA